A window of the Candidatus Saccharibacteria bacterium oral taxon 488 genome harbors these coding sequences:
- the dnaX gene encoding DNA polymerase III subunit gamma/tau, translating to MSQALYRKYRSRSLDEVLGQDHVTNILRRALEQGRIAHAYLLTGPRGVGKTSVARILAHEINQLPYDEEASHLDIIEIDAASNNGVDDIRALREKAQVAPVSAPKKIYIIDEVHMLSKPAFNALLKTLEEPPAHVVFILATTDADKLPATILSRVQQFFFHPISVDVMARQLMAIAEKEGFAIEADAARLIAERSRGGFRDGISMLDQLSALASADKPLSASDVAQYLGLSTTETLENLLELYQQRDAPEALSLLSELEQTGTDPVVLSRQLLSLLRARLHQRPELITLVKQLIEVDRHPHPDLKLLTIFMDGAGGIAHKSPEVAPTSTASPTAAVKPPVAISKSPADKAEPPASDTETPAAQPAENSSKTALKTQQTNNSTDKTTTDTATPADNQPASDNPISSATDIDWDKIIALAKEQSFAVATLLQQCGWRRDGNTLTLYAGNAFAKKKLDDAKNRPLIATIVQQVAGTELDIATIGQKAPPKDAKLAEIAELMGGGEEVNLEELS from the coding sequence ATGAGTCAGGCACTGTACCGCAAATATCGCAGTCGCAGCTTGGACGAGGTGTTGGGGCAAGATCACGTGACCAACATTTTGCGCCGAGCGTTGGAGCAGGGGAGAATCGCCCATGCATATTTGCTGACGGGTCCGCGCGGCGTGGGGAAAACCAGCGTAGCACGAATTTTGGCGCATGAGATCAATCAGTTGCCGTACGACGAGGAAGCCTCACACCTGGACATCATCGAAATTGATGCCGCCAGCAATAACGGTGTCGACGACATCCGCGCCCTGCGCGAAAAAGCGCAAGTCGCACCCGTTTCCGCACCGAAAAAGATCTACATCATCGACGAAGTCCACATGCTGTCCAAGCCTGCCTTCAACGCACTATTAAAGACGTTGGAGGAGCCGCCAGCACATGTGGTATTTATCTTGGCAACCACCGACGCCGATAAGTTGCCAGCTACCATCCTCAGCCGCGTCCAGCAATTTTTCTTTCATCCCATCTCAGTCGATGTCATGGCACGCCAGCTGATGGCTATCGCCGAAAAAGAAGGCTTTGCCATCGAGGCGGACGCCGCTCGGCTGATCGCTGAGCGTTCACGCGGCGGGTTTCGCGACGGTATCAGCATGCTGGATCAATTGTCGGCGTTAGCCAGCGCTGATAAGCCGCTGAGCGCATCGGACGTTGCCCAGTACCTGGGGCTAAGCACCACGGAGACGCTGGAGAACCTGCTTGAGCTGTATCAGCAGCGTGACGCGCCTGAGGCGCTGAGCTTGCTGAGTGAACTAGAGCAAACTGGCACCGATCCGGTCGTCCTGTCCCGTCAATTATTATCACTGCTGCGAGCGCGCTTACATCAGCGGCCAGAGTTAATTACATTGGTCAAGCAGCTAATCGAAGTTGACCGCCATCCGCATCCGGATTTGAAATTATTGACGATATTTATGGATGGAGCTGGAGGTATAGCTCATAAATCACCCGAGGTCGCACCCACGTCGACCGCGAGCCCGACTGCTGCAGTCAAGCCGCCAGTAGCCATTTCCAAATCGCCAGCGGATAAGGCGGAGCCGCCGGCATCTGATACAGAAACACCAGCCGCGCAGCCGGCAGAAAATTCATCAAAGACCGCTTTGAAAACTCAGCAAACTAATAACTCTACAGACAAGACAACCACAGACACCGCTACCCCAGCAGACAATCAGCCGGCATCAGACAATCCGATAAGCTCCGCTACAGACATCGACTGGGATAAGATTATCGCTCTAGCTAAAGAGCAGTCATTCGCTGTTGCGACATTGTTGCAACAGTGCGGTTGGCGGCGAGATGGCAACACCTTAACCCTGTATGCCGGCAATGCCTTTGCTAAAAAGAAGCTGGACGACGCGAAGAATCGCCCGCTTATTGCGACAATTGTGCAACAAGTTGCCGGCACCGAACTGGATATTGCGACAATCGGACAAAAAGCTCCGCCCAAAGACGCCAAACTCGCGGAAATTGCCGAGCTAATGGGCGGCGGTGAAGAAGTTAATCTGGAGGAATTATCATGA
- a CDS encoding DUF4097 domain-containing protein yields MKKLLTIGVGLLGVGLIILGVAYALIGGDLRKTATDSKFEEKQTTFQTADIKNLLVEVATDEVEITGTDKNEITVSYYETKTHQFEVTAADGSVIVKSKHEPWRFSFLFDFSWLSHERAVRIQVPQKLLKKIDLTSSTGSLRINDVTATKEIVAKSTTGDITIKQAMADSASFTSTTGSLRFDKLTVDKELSAKTTTGNIDGNLTGKQSDYRTEVKTSTGSSNITNQAGGNKELKLHTTTGDIQLSFND; encoded by the coding sequence ATGAAAAAATTATTGACAATTGGTGTTGGACTACTAGGTGTTGGCCTCATTATTCTCGGGGTTGCCTACGCCCTTATCGGCGGAGATCTGCGTAAAACGGCTACGGACAGTAAGTTCGAGGAAAAACAAACGACCTTCCAAACAGCTGACATCAAAAATCTACTGGTTGAGGTAGCGACAGACGAGGTTGAAATCACCGGCACCGATAAAAACGAGATCACGGTGTCATACTATGAAACGAAAACTCACCAGTTCGAGGTAACCGCCGCTGATGGCAGTGTCATAGTCAAATCGAAACATGAACCATGGAGATTCTCTTTCTTGTTCGACTTTAGCTGGCTCAGCCATGAGCGCGCCGTCCGCATACAAGTACCACAGAAGTTACTCAAAAAGATAGACCTGACCAGCAGCACAGGGTCACTACGCATCAATGACGTAACGGCCACCAAAGAAATTGTCGCCAAGAGTACGACAGGGGATATTACTATCAAACAGGCGATGGCAGATAGCGCTTCGTTTACGTCAACAACCGGTTCACTGCGCTTTGACAAACTTACAGTCGATAAGGAGCTGAGCGCAAAAACCACCACCGGCAACATCGACGGCAATCTGACCGGCAAGCAGTCCGACTATCGCACCGAGGTAAAAACCAGCACTGGTAGCAGCAACATCACCAATCAAGCTGGCGGTAACAAAGAACTTAAGTTACACACCACCACCGGCGATATTCAGCTGTCGTTTAACGATTAG
- a CDS encoding 50S ribosomal protein L7/L12: protein MADIKKLAEELTKLTVLEVNELKNHLKDEYGIEPAAAAVAVAGPAAGGETAAEDEKTEFTVTLKDAGAQKVAVIKAVKEITGLGLGESKAIVDGAPAPVKEKVSKDEAEAAKKTLEDAGASVELS from the coding sequence ATGGCTGATATTAAAAAATTGGCTGAAGAACTGACCAAGTTGACAGTTCTAGAAGTTAACGAATTGAAAAATCATCTGAAAGATGAGTACGGCATCGAGCCAGCTGCTGCTGCAGTGGCTGTTGCTGGTCCGGCTGCTGGTGGCGAGACTGCCGCAGAAGACGAGAAAACTGAGTTCACCGTCACTCTGAAAGACGCGGGCGCTCAAAAAGTTGCTGTCATCAAGGCAGTCAAGGAAATCACCGGCTTGGGTCTCGGTGAGTCAAAGGCCATCGTCGACGGCGCACCAGCACCAGTCAAGGAAAAGGTGTCAAAGGACGAAGCTGAAGCTGCCAAGAAGACGCTCGAGGACGCAGGCGCTAGCGTTGAGTTAAGCTAA
- a CDS encoding phosphopyruvate hydratase: protein MNNITITDIHARQILDSRGNPTVEADVRLSDGSFGRAAVPSGASTGSHEAVELRDGDLAYGGKGVLKAVEHVNTEIARALRGMDPFAQHRVDERMRQLDGTLNKGRLGANAILAVSLAVAKAAAESKGIEFFIYVNQLANAGTMSLPMPMINVMNGGQHALGATDIQEYMIIPVGASTFEDAMRMSAEVFHALAKVLKAEGYPTTVGDEGGYAPHVRGGNMEPVKLLARAIQQAGYKLEQDFAFALDVASSEFHEDDGQYRLETEHRTLDVNGMIKMYKQLRAEYPVVSIEDGLDEEAWHDWQTLTTELGSTTQLVGDDLLVTNVMRLDRAIAEKAGNAILIKPNQIGTLSETIQAVMMAKKAGWNTVMSHRSGETEDVTIAHLAVGLGTGQIKTGSMSRSERIAKYNELMRIAEMRPELELVRPFKQL, encoded by the coding sequence ATGAACAATATCACAATCACAGACATTCACGCACGACAAATTTTAGATTCTCGGGGCAATCCGACGGTGGAGGCCGATGTTCGGCTGAGCGATGGCTCGTTCGGGCGGGCGGCGGTGCCGTCGGGCGCCAGCACTGGTTCGCACGAGGCGGTCGAGCTGCGTGACGGCGACTTGGCGTATGGTGGTAAGGGTGTGCTCAAGGCGGTCGAGCATGTCAACACCGAGATTGCGCGGGCGCTGCGCGGCATGGATCCATTTGCGCAACATCGGGTTGACGAGCGGATGCGACAGCTGGACGGCACGCTGAATAAGGGGCGGCTTGGGGCGAATGCGATCCTGGCAGTCAGCCTAGCAGTTGCCAAGGCGGCGGCTGAGTCTAAGGGTATTGAATTTTTTATCTATGTCAATCAGCTGGCGAATGCTGGCACGATGAGCCTGCCGATGCCGATGATCAATGTGATGAACGGCGGGCAGCACGCGCTTGGTGCTACTGATATTCAGGAATACATGATCATCCCGGTCGGCGCATCGACGTTCGAGGATGCGATGCGGATGAGCGCCGAGGTGTTTCATGCGCTGGCGAAGGTACTCAAGGCCGAGGGCTACCCGACGACTGTTGGTGACGAAGGCGGCTACGCACCACATGTGCGCGGCGGTAATATGGAGCCGGTCAAGCTGCTGGCACGGGCGATTCAGCAGGCTGGCTACAAGTTGGAGCAGGACTTTGCCTTTGCTCTTGACGTGGCCTCGAGCGAATTCCATGAGGACGATGGCCAGTATCGGCTGGAGACGGAGCATCGCACGCTGGATGTCAATGGCATGATCAAGATGTACAAGCAGCTGCGGGCTGAGTATCCGGTGGTGTCGATCGAGGATGGACTGGACGAGGAGGCCTGGCACGACTGGCAGACGCTGACGACGGAGCTTGGCTCGACGACGCAGCTGGTCGGTGATGATTTGTTAGTGACGAATGTGATGCGGCTAGACCGAGCGATCGCTGAAAAGGCCGGTAACGCGATTTTGATCAAGCCAAATCAAATCGGTACGCTGAGCGAGACGATTCAGGCGGTGATGATGGCGAAAAAGGCCGGCTGGAATACGGTGATGAGCCACCGCTCGGGCGAGACCGAGGACGTGACAATTGCTCATCTGGCGGTCGGGCTCGGTACGGGCCAGATCAAGACCGGCTCGATGTCGCGTTCAGAGCGTATCGCCAAGTACAATGAACTGATGCGCATCGCCGAGATGCGACCAGAGCTAGAGCTAGTGCGGCCGTTCAAGCAGTTGTAG
- a CDS encoding DUF2797 domain-containing protein, with the protein MSGEFLLSYASFDTENRPFLEWQVDGKTERGDVLGQELSLAFDFSAKYCTGWVDFDNHCSQACPDGATVDEKYENCLKCRNRTGFNPAFYHADSVSAQQEKINQNPHFVYLAYFAPGVIKVGISQEKRGIRRLLEQGARLALKLETFSSALIARQYEAKVASLSGIMETVAASKKPGLIRRTLDAVAAEQALANTLMRIQQKLGLDFPHRTLIMCEDYFHTDGRDLSSVIDMTGNNTMAGTVVSIIGPILITDYDGQLLAYNVKKFIGYQAQAVDGAIDIAIPSTQLALF; encoded by the coding sequence ATGTCTGGGGAGTTTTTGCTAAGCTACGCCAGCTTTGATACCGAAAACCGGCCATTTCTGGAGTGGCAGGTTGACGGCAAGACTGAGCGTGGTGATGTTTTGGGGCAGGAGTTGTCACTGGCGTTTGATTTTTCTGCTAAATACTGCACGGGCTGGGTGGATTTTGACAATCACTGCAGCCAGGCTTGTCCTGACGGCGCCACAGTTGATGAGAAATATGAGAATTGCCTGAAGTGCCGCAATCGCACTGGTTTTAATCCAGCATTTTATCACGCTGATTCGGTGTCGGCGCAGCAAGAAAAGATTAATCAAAACCCGCACTTCGTCTATCTGGCATATTTCGCGCCGGGAGTTATTAAAGTTGGTATCTCGCAGGAAAAGCGCGGTATTCGACGACTGTTGGAACAGGGAGCACGGCTGGCGTTGAAACTGGAGACGTTTTCTTCGGCCTTGATTGCTCGGCAGTATGAGGCAAAAGTTGCCAGTCTAAGTGGCATCATGGAAACAGTAGCCGCCAGCAAAAAGCCGGGGCTGATCAGGCGGACGCTTGATGCTGTGGCGGCGGAGCAGGCCCTAGCTAACACGCTGATGCGCATTCAGCAAAAGCTGGGGCTGGATTTTCCACATCGGACGCTCATCATGTGCGAAGATTATTTTCACACGGATGGCCGCGACCTTAGTAGTGTGATTGACATGACAGGGAACAATACCATGGCCGGCACAGTCGTCAGCATCATCGGCCCGATCCTCATCACCGACTATGACGGGCAGCTACTGGCATACAACGTGAAAAAATTCATCGGCTACCAAGCGCAGGCAGTTGACGGCGCCATTGACATCGCAATACCCAGCACACAGCTGGCGCTGTTTTGA
- a CDS encoding 50S ribosomal protein L10, with protein sequence MAISRDKKQTLVAELTELLKDAKGTAFARYQGLSVAELQELRKAAREANVVIKVVKNRLVRVALQGIDTYKETGTDLLAGQLVYAISAEDEVMPAKVLDTFAKTHPALQLAGGFSGEGLSINEADIKALAGLPSKDQLIAEVVAQLLSPVHDTVGALGGNLHGLLDGIEAKAAA encoded by the coding sequence ATGGCAATTTCACGCGATAAAAAACAAACTTTGGTTGCTGAACTAACCGAGCTTCTGAAAGACGCCAAAGGTACGGCATTTGCGCGGTACCAGGGGCTGAGCGTGGCTGAATTGCAAGAGCTGCGCAAGGCTGCCCGCGAGGCAAACGTCGTCATCAAGGTGGTTAAAAACCGTTTGGTGCGCGTAGCATTGCAGGGCATTGATACCTACAAAGAAACCGGCACTGACTTGTTGGCCGGCCAATTGGTCTACGCCATTAGCGCCGAAGACGAGGTCATGCCAGCCAAAGTTCTGGACACGTTTGCAAAGACGCATCCAGCACTGCAGTTGGCCGGCGGCTTCTCAGGCGAAGGTCTGAGCATCAACGAAGCTGACATCAAAGCGCTGGCGGGCCTACCAAGCAAAGACCAGCTTATCGCCGAAGTGGTGGCACAGCTGCTCTCACCAGTCCACGACACCGTGGGTGCGCTGGGCGGCAACCTGCACGGTCTACTAGACGGCATCGAAGCCAAAGCTGCGGCTTAA
- a CDS encoding DUF1700 domain-containing protein: protein MDRKQFNQALRSHLKDLPEDEIAKSLGYFDEMIDDRIEDGMSEKEAIADLGNVRDIAEKIKSEEPLLTKVKGKLGLPKDITPWGWTLIIVGSPLWLAIGVTLIAVPLSLLITTIALTAAGILALAVSAVHIVSEPAVGLWQLGWSCICIGLGLILLQAILQLGKVVRRKFSHQEQGGER from the coding sequence ATGGATAGAAAACAATTCAATCAAGCACTGCGGTCACACCTCAAGGATTTACCAGAGGATGAGATAGCAAAGTCACTTGGCTACTTTGATGAAATGATCGACGATCGGATCGAAGATGGCATGAGCGAAAAGGAGGCGATAGCCGATCTCGGTAATGTTCGTGATATCGCCGAGAAGATCAAGTCAGAAGAACCGCTACTCACCAAGGTCAAGGGTAAATTAGGTCTACCAAAGGACATCACGCCGTGGGGATGGACATTGATCATCGTGGGTTCGCCCCTGTGGCTAGCAATCGGGGTTACCCTTATCGCTGTACCGCTCAGCCTCCTAATCACCACTATCGCTCTCACGGCAGCAGGTATTTTGGCTCTCGCGGTCAGCGCCGTCCATATCGTCAGTGAGCCGGCGGTCGGCCTCTGGCAACTAGGCTGGAGCTGTATTTGTATCGGCTTGGGGCTGATCTTACTTCAGGCTATACTTCAGCTTGGCAAGGTAGTACGGAGGAAATTCTCTCACCAAGAACAAGGAGGAGAACGATGA
- a CDS encoding PadR family transcriptional regulator, producing the protein MESQLKRGLLEVCVLAAIRDQDSYGYKIVKDLSPYIDITEPTLYPILKRLEKAGKLSAYSVEHQSRLRKYYNITQAGAKQIADFIADWPMVEKAFQFIAGEKAHG; encoded by the coding sequence ATGGAATCACAATTAAAACGCGGTCTACTAGAGGTCTGTGTCTTGGCTGCCATTCGCGACCAAGATTCGTATGGATACAAGATCGTCAAGGACTTGTCACCATATATTGACATCACTGAGCCAACATTATATCCGATTCTCAAGCGCCTAGAAAAAGCAGGCAAACTCTCGGCGTATAGCGTGGAGCACCAGAGCCGATTGCGCAAATATTATAATATCACGCAAGCTGGTGCCAAGCAGATTGCGGATTTTATCGCTGATTGGCCGATGGTCGAAAAAGCATTTCAATTTATAGCAGGAGAGAAAGCTCATGGATAG
- the dnaB gene encoding replicative DNA helicase, which translates to MSEKTQADTLAGKLPPQNLDAEKSLLGAILIDEEVLADASEIVKPNDFYDKNHGLIFGGMMRLFEKHKPVDLLTLTDELKRKDELELIGGSAYLTELTNYVPTAAHAAAYAEMVAQTAVRRRLIKASSGITELGYDESTTTQELLEKAEAELFSVSDQSLKQDLVSLESILTDSFDRIEELHRNKGSLRGMRTGYRDLDTMTAGLQKSDLIILAARPAMGKTTLVTNLAYNVATIEKKPVLFFSLEMSKEQLTDRMLADAAGVDSWNIRTGNLSGDDFEKLSEAMGEMAEAPIYIDDTPGLSILEMRTKARRLAHEGEIGLIIVDYLQLMQATNNHNGNRVQEVSEISRGLKLIARELNVPLIALSQLSRSVESRTPPIPQLADLRESGSIEQDADIVSFIYRPGYYEPDNPEVQNITDLIIAKHRNGPVGKVQLYFHPERLRFMSLDRKHD; encoded by the coding sequence ATGAGCGAAAAAACACAAGCTGATACCCTGGCGGGCAAATTACCGCCCCAAAACTTGGACGCCGAAAAAAGCCTGCTCGGCGCAATTCTCATCGACGAGGAAGTCCTAGCCGATGCCTCGGAAATCGTCAAGCCTAACGACTTTTACGATAAAAACCACGGGCTGATCTTTGGTGGCATGATGCGGCTGTTTGAAAAGCACAAGCCAGTTGACCTGTTGACCTTGACCGATGAACTGAAGCGCAAGGATGAGTTGGAACTCATCGGCGGCTCGGCGTATTTGACAGAACTCACCAACTACGTACCGACGGCAGCGCACGCGGCGGCGTACGCCGAAATGGTGGCGCAAACAGCGGTGCGGCGGCGCTTGATCAAGGCTAGCAGTGGCATCACCGAGCTTGGCTACGATGAATCAACCACCACCCAAGAATTATTAGAAAAAGCCGAGGCCGAATTATTCAGCGTCTCCGACCAATCATTGAAACAGGATCTGGTCAGCCTGGAAAGCATCTTGACCGATAGCTTTGATCGTATCGAGGAGCTTCACCGCAACAAGGGCAGCCTGCGCGGCATGCGAACTGGCTACCGCGATCTGGACACTATGACGGCGGGGCTGCAAAAGTCGGATTTGATTATCCTGGCGGCGCGGCCGGCCATGGGTAAGACCACGCTGGTGACTAACCTGGCGTACAACGTGGCGACGATTGAGAAAAAGCCGGTGCTGTTTTTCAGCCTGGAGATGAGCAAGGAGCAGCTGACCGACCGTATGCTGGCGGATGCGGCCGGCGTTGATAGCTGGAATATTCGTACCGGTAATCTAAGCGGCGATGATTTCGAGAAGCTGTCCGAAGCCATGGGCGAGATGGCCGAAGCGCCGATTTACATCGATGATACGCCGGGTCTCAGTATTTTGGAGATGCGCACCAAAGCTCGCCGTTTGGCACACGAGGGCGAAATCGGCCTGATCATCGTCGACTACCTGCAGCTGATGCAGGCCACCAACAATCACAACGGCAACCGCGTTCAGGAAGTGTCGGAAATTTCCCGCGGCCTCAAACTGATCGCTCGTGAACTCAACGTGCCGCTGATCGCCCTGAGCCAGCTGAGCCGTTCCGTCGAGTCGCGCACGCCGCCAATTCCGCAGCTAGCCGACCTACGCGAGTCCGGCTCCATCGAGCAGGACGCCGACATCGTTAGCTTTATTTACCGCCCAGGCTACTACGAACCAGACAACCCAGAAGTTCAAAATATCACCGACCTGATCATCGCCAAGCACCGTAATGGTCCGGTCGGCAAAGTCCAATTGTACTTCCACCCAGAACGCCTGCGTTTCATGAGCCTCGATCGCAAGCATGACTAG
- a CDS encoding 50S ribosomal protein L1 yields MERRGKKYQEAAKKIEKNKLYSLDEALKLATETSPVKFDASVEIHVRLGVDPRQADQNIRSTVALPHGTGKDVRVAVFAPESDHAAAKKAGADIIGDEEFLKQLDKEELNFDILVATPQYMPKLGKYARLLGPRGLMPNPKSGTVATDVAKAVSEAKAGKVEYRVDKQAIVHLSIGKVSFGADKLAENTRAFLASLNAQKPSSLKGIYVKSIAIATTMGPSVKVENSL; encoded by the coding sequence CTGGAACGCCGCGGTAAAAAATACCAGGAAGCTGCGAAGAAGATTGAGAAAAATAAATTGTACAGCCTTGATGAAGCGCTGAAACTGGCGACTGAGACCAGCCCGGTCAAGTTCGACGCTAGCGTTGAAATCCACGTTCGCCTGGGCGTCGATCCACGCCAAGCCGACCAAAACATCCGCTCGACCGTAGCGCTACCACATGGTACCGGCAAGGACGTTCGCGTGGCAGTGTTCGCGCCAGAGTCAGATCATGCCGCTGCCAAGAAGGCTGGTGCTGACATCATCGGCGATGAGGAATTCCTGAAGCAGCTGGACAAGGAAGAACTAAACTTTGATATCTTGGTCGCTACACCGCAATATATGCCAAAGCTTGGCAAATACGCTCGGCTGCTCGGCCCGCGCGGCTTGATGCCAAATCCAAAGTCCGGCACCGTTGCCACCGACGTCGCCAAAGCCGTGTCCGAAGCCAAGGCCGGCAAGGTTGAGTACCGCGTCGACAAGCAGGCCATCGTCCACTTGTCAATCGGCAAGGTTTCGTTTGGCGCCGACAAACTGGCGGAAAACACCCGCGCCTTCCTCGCCAGCCTGAACGCCCAAAAGCCATCCAGCCTCAAGGGCATTTATGTCAAATCTATCGCTATCGCCACCACCATGGGGCCGAGCGTAAAGGTTGAGAACAGCCTCTAA
- a CDS encoding glycosyltransferase family 39 protein, giving the protein MKKHKLADSAVYRWRYWLGYMALIVLFCAAITAASLYAPGGVTEAEIEALNTTNAISPSHLGSFAQTNLPFHLLQRGLFSVFGVTIYTIKLPSLILSFIAAVAVFFLLRRWFKPNVTILSLVIMTVTGQLIFFAQSFTPHILYITYAALILLFASLIVQRAKGSALWRLLLAATVGLSLFTPYFWYIHLTLLLVALIHPHTRYALLAKRNRFKWLPAIIVLALTSAPAIFLAATHHDLLKSLVGIHSLSWALVDNLRLLLYHYLWVKPTVVGGQIAPVLDFSALFLIMLGIFKTIQHHHTARSYMIGVWLLLSLPLLVLQPSMTSIIILPLFILLAVGVEALLNQWYSLFPRNPYARITGLLMLMALIGVMVLSGLDRFTNGYRHFSGAVHEFSTDLPLLQKAIAGRQNVVLVANPHEAPLYETVARYSKHKLAVNQPTTESATLVITRAEQMAHPNTDGWTLERIITNSHAERADRFYLYKLAKK; this is encoded by the coding sequence ATGAAAAAGCACAAACTCGCCGACTCGGCTGTCTATCGCTGGCGCTATTGGCTGGGCTACATGGCGCTGATCGTGCTATTCTGTGCGGCCATCACCGCCGCTAGTTTGTATGCTCCGGGCGGCGTGACCGAGGCGGAAATTGAGGCGCTTAATACCACTAACGCTATTTCGCCGAGCCATCTCGGCTCGTTCGCGCAAACCAACTTGCCATTCCACCTCCTGCAGCGCGGTCTGTTCAGCGTATTTGGCGTCACCATCTATACCATCAAGCTGCCGTCGCTCATCCTGTCGTTCATCGCCGCCGTCGCCGTGTTTTTCCTGCTGCGGCGCTGGTTCAAGCCTAATGTTACCATCCTGTCGCTCGTCATCATGACGGTCACCGGCCAGCTGATCTTCTTTGCCCAAAGCTTCACGCCGCACATCCTCTACATCACCTATGCTGCGCTCATCCTCCTCTTTGCTAGCCTAATCGTTCAGCGCGCTAAAGGCTCGGCCTTGTGGCGGCTGCTACTAGCAGCGACGGTCGGCCTGAGCCTGTTTACGCCGTATTTTTGGTATATTCACCTGACGCTGCTTCTGGTAGCGCTCATCCATCCACACACACGCTATGCGCTGCTCGCCAAACGCAATCGCTTCAAATGGCTGCCAGCGATCATCGTTCTCGCGCTCACCAGCGCGCCGGCAATTTTCCTCGCCGCGACACATCACGATCTACTCAAATCACTGGTCGGTATTCACAGTCTCAGCTGGGCGTTGGTCGATAATTTACGATTGCTGCTGTATCATTATCTCTGGGTCAAGCCAACCGTTGTCGGCGGTCAGATCGCACCAGTGCTCGACTTTTCGGCGCTGTTTCTGATCATGCTTGGCATTTTCAAAACTATCCAGCACCACCACACCGCGCGTTCATACATGATCGGCGTCTGGCTGCTGTTGAGTTTGCCGCTACTGGTGCTGCAGCCATCAATGACCAGCATTATCATCTTGCCGCTATTTATCCTGCTGGCCGTTGGTGTCGAGGCACTGCTCAATCAATGGTATTCGCTATTTCCGCGCAATCCTTACGCCCGCATCACTGGCTTATTGATGCTGATGGCGCTCATCGGCGTGATGGTGCTCTCGGGTCTCGACCGCTTTACCAATGGGTATCGCCATTTCTCGGGCGCAGTGCATGAATTTAGCACCGACTTACCACTGCTACAAAAAGCCATCGCCGGCCGGCAAAACGTCGTTCTCGTCGCTAACCCGCACGAGGCACCGCTCTACGAAACCGTCGCCCGCTATAGCAAGCACAAACTCGCCGTCAATCAACCAACCACGGAGAGCGCTACACTCGTCATCACCCGCGCTGAACAAATGGCGCACCCCAACACTGACGGCTGGACGCTCGAGCGCATCATCACCAATAGCCACGCCGAGCGGGCTGACCGCTTTTACCTCTACAAATTGGCGAAAAAATAG